A window of Mucilaginibacter robiniae genomic DNA:
ATTAGTATCAAAATTGCCGAAAATAGTAGCAAGAAATACCGGTAAGCATTACGTTGAAAATCGTGCTGTTTAAATTTTAACGACATAAGCGGTAGCTCAGCCACTAATAATGTACACATCACAATTACAAAAGCTACTAAAAAGTAAGGGCTAAGTATATAGTTATCAAAAAACTCGTAGTGTTCTCTCAAAATCAGCGGAAAGGACGCTATCAGAATTGCATTGGCAGGTGTGGGCAGACCTATAAAGCTTTCTACCTGGCGGGTATCCTGGTTAAACTTAGCTAACCGTAATGCCGAAAATACCGGAATCAAAAAGGCTATATAGTTTAAAAAAGTACTTACGTGATCAATTTGCGGTGCCTCTAAAAATAGGCGGTATAGTATAAAAGCTGGTAATACACCAAAGCTTACCATATCTGCTAAGGAATCCAAGTCTTTACCAATAATAGAAAAAGATTGTAATACGCGGGAAGCTAGTCCATCAAAAAAATCAAAAATGGCAGCTAGAAAAATGCAATAAGCCGCAATCTTTAAATCATCTTGTAAGGTTACAAAAACAATTCCGACGCAGCCACTAAATAAGTTGGCGCAGGTAATG
This region includes:
- a CDS encoding CDP-alcohol phosphatidyltransferase family protein, producing MKKRVKKHVPNAITCANLFSGCVGIVFVTLQDDLKIAAYCIFLAAIFDFFDGLASRVLQSFSIIGKDLDSLADMVSFGVLPAFILYRLFLEAPQIDHVSTFLNYIAFLIPVFSALRLAKFNQDTRQVESFIGLPTPANAILIASFPLILREHYEFFDNYILSPYFLVAFVIVMCTLLVAELPLMSLKFKQHDFQRNAYRYFLLLFSAILILIFKFAAVPAIILMYIALSIIQLRFVK